One Aegilops tauschii subsp. strangulata cultivar AL8/78 chromosome 7, Aet v6.0, whole genome shotgun sequence genomic window carries:
- the LOC109759650 gene encoding NADH dehydrogenase [ubiquinone] 1 beta subcomplex subunit 2 has product MGGGGAHGGTTYKGYTIPHNKRWHTIAGKGLCATMWFWIFYRAKQDGAVLLGMRHPWDGHDDHAHGHGHAHEHEASSSSSPSH; this is encoded by the exons atgggcggcggcggcgcgcacggcgGCACGACGTACAAGGGCTACACCATCCCCCACAACAAGCGCTGGCACACCATCGCCGGCAAGGGCCTCTGCGCCACCATGTG GTTTTGGATTTTCTACAGGGCTAAACAGGACGGCGCTGTGCTCTTG GGTATGCGTCATCCTTGGGATGGCCATGATGATCACGCGCATGGTCATGGACATGCACACGAGCATGAG GCTTCATCGTCGTCATCGCCGTCCCATTGA